TAGAGAATGGGGAAAATATCAGCAAGCTGTTGATTGTGAAAACCAAGATTTAGCTATTCGTCAGCAGTTGGATGACCAAGTTAATATTGCTGATGCTTATAGGCAACTAGGAAGGATTTATCAAGATTGGGGTAAATACGAACAGGCAATCAGTTACTACGAACAAAGTCGGGAACTTTATCAACAATTAGGTAAAGATGAAAATGTTGCTAATTTGTGGTATTGGATAGCTGTTTGCTATAGAGAATGGGGAAAATATCAGCAAGCTGTTGATTGTGAAAACCAAGATTTAGCAATTCGTCAGCAGTTGGATGACCAAGATAGAATTGCTCTTGCTTACTATCAGCTAGGAAGAATTTATCAAGGTTGGGGTAAATACGAACAAGCAATCAGTTACTACGAACAAAGCCGGCAACTTTATCAACAATTAGGTAAGGAAACATCTGTAGCTAATATGTGGTATAATCTGGCTGATTGCTATAGAGAATGGGGAAAATATCAGCAAGCTGTTGATTGTGAAAACCAAGATTTAGCTATTTGTCAGCAGTTGAATGACCAAGTTAATATTGCTGATGCTTACTATCAGCTAGGAAGAATTTATCAAGGTTGGGGTAAATACGAACAGGCAATAAGTTACTACGAACAAAGTCGGGAACTTTATCAACAATTAGATAAAGATGAGAATGCAGCTACACGGTTACGACAAATTGCTAACTGTCAAGTTTTATTAGCCAAAAATACCGCAAACACAACAGAAGTTACTGAATTACTGAAACAAGCTGAGAAAAATATCCACCAAGCTATAGAAATCAATACTCTAGGACAATATCAAGAAAATCTTGCTTACGATTACACTAAACTCAGTTTACTTTATTCAGCACATCTACATCTTTTACCTATTGATAACTCTTCAATACCAGAAAAGATTGCTTTATTTGAGGAATACTATTACAAAGGCTTAACTTATTTTGATGAACTGGGACAAATAGTAAATAAGGCCGAAGAAGCTTTAGATATAGCTCGTGTTTACCTAGAGGTAGAAGTTCTAGAAAATCTTGACCGGAGCGAAGAAATGGCTCAAGAATGTTTACAAGTCTTTCAAGATTACAACCGCCAAAAATTGACAGCTTCAGCATACAAGCTGTTAGGGGAAATTTACCTGAAACGGACACAGCAAAATCAGCCTGATAATCAAGTTATTGCTCATCAGTTTTTAACTCAGAGTTTGCAAATCTATCAAGATTTAGATTTACAGAAACAAGCTGGAGAGATAAGCATGATCCTGGATAATGTATAATTAATTATTAATGATTATTAATAAACACTTGGTGAGAATTAAATGTGCGTGGTTTGAAACCCGTGTAGAGACGTTCCATGGAACGTCTCTACTTTTTTACCAGATGTCTAATTATCAGTTCCCCAAAACACAGATACCCCTGGTTCATTTTTGTTGTGAACCAGAGGTATCTCATAATTGGTAGACTATAAATCTTTCGGTATACTGAAGTTGAAACCAATATACACTCTTTATTCCCATTTGCATAGTTCTGTAATAACAATTTATTTAAGTTTTGTATACTTTTAATTATTTCTTTATATTTAAGATTAATTAAGCCAGCAAATATCCTGTTTTTATTCCCTTGCATTAGCAGCATTTTGGTGATAAATACCGCCTAAATTAGCTAATTCGGCACTTAATGATCGGAAATTAAGTTATTCTGAAGCTTATTTGCAAAAAATATGGAAACATTGAATATGGAACGTACTATTTCATTTTTAGGCATTTGTGTTTTCATCGGTATATGCTACGCTCTGTCCGTGAATCGTCAAGCTGTGCGTTGGCGTACAGTTGCTTGGGGGTTAGGGTGGGAATTTATTTTGGCTATAGTCATTCTCAAAACGGCTTGGGGTTTGAACTTATTTAAATCCTTGGGAAATATTGTTGGTAACTTTTTGGCTTTTTCTGATGTTGGTGCAAAATTCGTCTTTGGTGAAAACTTCAAAGATCATCTGTTTGCTTTTCAAATTCTCCCCACAATTATCTTTTTCTCATCATTTATCAGTATTCTTTATTACTATGGCATTTTGCAAAGAGTTGTCAATGCCCTAGCATGGTTCATGATGAAAACCATGAAAACATCAGGTTCTGAATCTTTATCCTGTGCGGGAAATATCTTCTTGGGACCAACAGAAGCAGCACTCATGGTCAAACCTTACCTAGCAAACATGACAAAATCTGAATTGCACGCCGTCATGACTGGTGGTTTTGCTACCATTGCTGGGGGTGTACTAGGTGCTTATTTGTCCTTTGGGATTCCACCAGAACATTTAATTGCTGCTTTTTTTATGACTTCTCCTGTTGCCTTGATAGTATCAAAAATAATGTATCCAGAAACAGAAGTATCGGAAACTACAGAAAAAGTTAATATAGACATCAAAAGTAATTATGTTAATGTTCTCGATGCAGCCACATCTGGGGCAATTGATGGGGTAAAATTAGCAGTTAATGTTGGGGTAATAATAATTGCTTTTTTGAGTTTATTAGCTGCTGTGAATGCTAGTTTAAGTTGGTTGGGAACGTTGGCAGGTTATCCGCAATTATCCTTAGAAGGGATGTTATCTTTAATTATGTTTCCCGTAGCTTGGTTAATGGGTA
The DNA window shown above is from Anabaena sp. WA102 and carries:
- a CDS encoding NupC/NupG family nucleoside CNT transporter; amino-acid sequence: MERTISFLGICVFIGICYALSVNRQAVRWRTVAWGLGWEFILAIVILKTAWGLNLFKSLGNIVGNFLAFSDVGAKFVFGENFKDHLFAFQILPTIIFFSSFISILYYYGILQRVVNALAWFMMKTMKTSGSESLSCAGNIFLGPTEAALMVKPYLANMTKSELHAVMTGGFATIAGGVLGAYLSFGIPPEHLIAAFFMTSPVALIVSKIMYPETEVSETTEKVNIDIKSNYVNVLDAATSGAIDGVKLAVNVGVIIIAFLSLLAAVNASLSWLGTLAGYPQLSLEGMLSLIMFPVAWLMGIPWADCGQVGALLGKKTILNEFIAYLDLGELIKKQEISQRSAIITTYALCNFANIGSIGITIGGMTGIAPNRQQDLARMGLRTMIGGLLAGFITAGIAGILI